The following are from one region of the Pleurodeles waltl isolate 20211129_DDA chromosome 4_1, aPleWal1.hap1.20221129, whole genome shotgun sequence genome:
- the TMEM60 gene encoding transmembrane protein 60, with translation MRMSLAQRVLLGWLFTLLFLIMLVLKLDEKAPWNWFLIFIPVWIFDTILLIMLIVKMAGRCKSVYDPRNGSQNMKKKAWCLVAMLLKLAFCLSLCAKLEQFENMKLCFVFIPLWALLVGGMGELGYNIFYVRRE, from the coding sequence ATGAGAATGTCCCTGGCGCAGAGGGTGCTGCTCGGCTGGCTTTTCACCTTGCTCTTCCTGATTATGCTTGTGCTGAAACTGGATGAGAAAGCACCATGGAATTGGTTTCTGATCTTTATCCCAGTCTGGATATTTGACACCATTCTTCTCATAATGCTCATTGTGAAGATGGCTGGGCGTTGTAAATCAGTTTATGATCCTCGGAATGGCTCACAGAACATGAAGAAAAAGGCCTGGTGCCTTGTGGCTATGCTTCTCAAATTAGCCTTTTGTCTTTCACTGTGTGCCAAACTGGAGCAGTTTGAAAATATGAAACTCTGTTTTGTCTTTATTCCGTTGTGGGCCTTGCTTGTTGGAGGTATGGGTGAGCTTGGCTACAACATCTTTTATGTTCGAAGAGAGTAA